The following proteins are encoded in a genomic region of Cricetulus griseus strain 17A/GY chromosome 7, alternate assembly CriGri-PICRH-1.0, whole genome shotgun sequence:
- the Rhbdl1 gene encoding rhomboid-related protein 1 isoform X2, with translation MPSCGSGSSCLVGDRSAQDVRESRRRVRVLGTRVLCPCTRRAGISVTLSELGAHRAEQVERAGRGGAERSAEQPLPASADPGPRPGSMDRSSLLQLIQEQGEYEVLEQPNQASCPARAWEQAGSSKQALTGPEVQLPSQPGSALWLEVGPPSTPPPQQLDPENTGFIGADTFAGLVHSHELPLDPTKLDMLVALAQSNERGQVCYQELVDLISSKRSSSFKRAIANGQRALPRDGLLDEPGLGIYKRFVRYVAYEILPCEVDRRWYFYRHRSCPPPVFMASVTLAQIIVFLCYGARLNKWVLQTYHPEYMKSPLVYHPGHRARAWRFLTYMFMHVGLEQLGFNALLQLMIGVPLEMVHGVLRISLLYLAGVLAGSLTVSITDMRAPVVGGSGGVYALCSAHLANVVMNWAGMRCPYKLLRMVLALVCMSSEVGRAVWLRFSPPLPASGPQPSFMAHLAGAVVGVSMGLTILRSYEERLRDQCGWWVVLLAYGTFLLFAIFWNVFAYDLLGADIPPPP, from the exons ATGCCGA GCTGTGGTTCTGGGTCGAGCTGTTTGGTGGGGGACCGTTCTGCCCAGGATGTGCGCGAGTCAAGGCGGCGCGTGCGCGTCCTGGGTACGCGCGTGCTCTGCCCGTGTACGCGCAGGGCTGGCATCTCAGTGACGCTGTCTGAGCTTGGTGCGCACAGAGCAGAGCAGGTGGAGCGGGCCGGCCGGGGCGGAGCGGAGCGGTCCGCAGAGCAGCCCCTCCCGGCCTCGGCCGACCCCGGCCCTCGGCCCGGCTCTATGGACAGGAGCTCGCTGCTGCAGCTAATCCAGGAGCAG GGTGAATATGAGGTGCTAGAGCAGCCAAACCAGGCATCTTGCCCTGCCAGGGCCTGGGAACAAGCTGGTTCTAGCAAACAGGCACTGACTGGCCCTGAAGTCCAGCTTCCTAGCCAGCCTGGCTCAGCCCTGTGGCTGGAGGTTGGCCCACCCTCTACTCCCCCACCACAGCAGCTGGATCCTGAGAACACAGGCTTCATCGGTGCAGACACCTTCGCTGGTCTGGTACACAGCCATGAGCTGCCCCTGGACCCTACCAAGTTGGACATGTTGGTGGCTCTGGCTCAGAGCAACGAACGGGGCCAGGTCTGCTACCAGGAGCTGGTGGACCTG ATCAGCAGCAAGCGTTCCAGCAGCTTCAAGAGGGCCATTGCTAATGGACAACGGGCGCTGCCCCGGGACGGACTGCTAGATGAGCCAGGCCTGGGTATCTACAAGCGGTTTGTGCGATATGTGGCCTACGAGATCCTGCCCTGTGAGGTGGATCGACGCTGGTACTTCTACCGGCACCGCAGCTGCCCACCCCCTGTGTTCATGGCCTCTGTCACCCTTGCCCAG ATCATCGTGTTCCTGTGCTACGGGGCACGTCTCAACAAGTGGGTGCTCCAGACCTACCACCCTGAATACATGAAGAGCCCTCTAGTGTATCATCCAGGACACCGCGCTCGCGCCTGGCGCTTCCTCACCTACATGTTCATGCATGTTGG GCTGGAGCAGCTAGGGTTCAATGCCCTCTTGCAGCTGATGATCGGGGTGCCCCTGGAGATGGTGCACGGTGTGCTTCGCATCAGCCTGCTCTATCTGGCAGGTGTGCTGGCAG GCTCCCTGACTGTCTCTATCACAGACATGCGTGCCCCTGTGGTAGGGGGCTCTGGAGGGGTCTATGCCCTGTGCTCAGCACACCTGGCCAATGTTGTCATG AACTGGGCTGGGATGCGGTGTCCATACAAGCTGCTGAGGATGGTGCTGGCTCTGGTGTGCA TGAGTTCCGAAGTGGGCCGGGCTGTGTGGCTGCGCTTctccccaccactgcctgcctcagGCCCACAGCCCAGCTTTATGGCACACCTGGCTGGTGCAGTGGTAGGTGTAAGCATGGGCCTTACCATCCTTCGAAGCTATGAGGAGCGCCTGAGGGACCAGTGCGGCTGGTGGGTGGTGCTACTTGCCTATGGCACCTTCCTGCTTTTCGCCATCTTCTGGAACGTCTTTGCCTATGACCTGCTGGGTGCCGACATCCCCCCTCCACCGTGA